One stretch of Tachysurus fulvidraco isolate hzauxx_2018 chromosome 12, HZAU_PFXX_2.0, whole genome shotgun sequence DNA includes these proteins:
- the lft2 gene encoding lefty2, whose product MALLIHLLLCAVLISLAQTFSTEDMKDAILQKLGLTELPSIHKRDLENLVVPNHIKNKYISMLKLHHSRRRRSLPSLAGILRRIHGNADITSEMKYSGMTRQQLVFDMEKRLKENNELAMAELKLYQTSPRKLPATERKKHRPVNHARVSIYWVCRESNHSSLVDSRLVPVNEAGWRSFDVTQAVHYWSKSVTKSPLHLEVRIEGERPGIYAAEMAKRVRFTTQNTVNTLDSTAETPELVLYTLNLEEYGSLGDCRHSADNQACCREEHYINFREVTWAQYWILEPAGYQAFRCTGGCKQPKRNYGYGPRSCSVVESAPLPVMYLVKQGDYTQIEVAEFPNMIVEKCGCSMDKISTA is encoded by the exons ATGGCTCTCCTCATCCACCTGCTGCTGTGTGCAGTGCTCATCTCTCTGGCGCAAACGTTCTCCACTGAAGACATGAAGGACGCTATTTTACAGAAACTCGGACTAACAGAACTGCCGAGCATCCACAAGAGAGACTTAGAAAATCTGGTGGTTCCGAATCACATCAAGAACAAGTATATCTCCATGCTGAAACTACACCATTCCCGGAGGCGCAGGTCCCTGCCCAGTTTGGCTGGGATCCTTAGGCGTATCCATGGGAACGCAG ATATAACAAGCGAAATGAAATACTCAGGCATGACTAGACAACAACTCGTGTTTGACATGGAGAAGCGGCTGAAAGAAAACAACGAGTTGGCCATGGCAGAGCTCAAACTTTACCAGACCTCTCCGCGTAAACTGCCTGCCACAGAGAGGAAGAAgcacagacctgtcaatcatgCCCGTGTGAGCATTTACTGGGTGTGTAGGGAGTCCAACCACAGCTCACTGGTTGACTCAAG GTTGGTGCCAGTCAACGAGGCCGGTTGGAGGAGCTTTGACGTGACCCAAGCTGTTCATTACTGGTCCAAATCAGTGACAAAAAGCCCACTGCATTTGGAGGTGAGGATCGAAGGAGAGAGGCCTGGAATTTATGCAGCTGAAATGGCAAAACGAGTGAGATTCACCACGCAAAACACTGTGAACACCCTGGACTCCACTGCAGAGACACCTGAGCTCGTGCTGTACACCTTGAACTTGGAGGAATATGG GTCACTGGGCGACTGTAGGCACAGCGCAGACAATCAGGCTTGCTGTCGGGAAGAGCATTACATCAACTTCCGGGAAGTAACGTGGGCGCAGTACTGGATCCTGGAGCCGGCTGGGTACCAGGCTTTCCGCTGTACAGGAGGATGTAAGCAGCCAAAGCGTAACTACGGCTATGGACCGAGATCCTGCTCAGTGGTTGAAAGCGCACCTCTGCCGGTTATGTACCTGGTAAAGCAAGGGGACTACACACAAATAGAAGTGGCCGAATTTCCCAACATGATTGTTGAGAAGTGCGGATGTTCCATGGACAAGATTTCCACCGCATAA